Part of the Nicotiana sylvestris chromosome 2, ASM39365v2, whole genome shotgun sequence genome, CGCACTATACTGTTTCTAGCGCCCACTCattccttgaccaactaaagtgctcacatcatttcaagcgATGTGATCAAGGTTTACCAACAATGAGTTTATATTGAAACATCACTTGAATGTTTCAGATTCCcattcaagccttttgcaaaaaCAGATAAATTAAttctcacgagcttgaagaaTAAAGTTGAACGCTACtatggaccagttcctaaagtcaGTATCTTGttatccttagttgagttgtaactttgttatTGTACTCATTATATCTCCTAAATTACTTATCTAGAAGCGTTGATTAAAAATCTTCTTGTAAAATCTGTAAACACTttgagtttgtgttgtgactaggtttagtcataagcaaaagcctttgtaactgtagAGTGACAACGTgccttgtggtgagagcatcacaagttagtgaaagtctttgtaactagggagtcacaaagtggcttgtggtaagagtaccacaagttagttgagttgaattctttgtaatggagtcattacaaagtggcatgTAATAagtttttacaagttagtgaagtcaAAAGTTTACaggtgtaggtcatggtttttggtCTCCTTGTATGggatttttccacataaaaatctcttgtctcatttacttacagtttattagcattctcggcagaatctcgtagaggaccaggtactctactgtttggtggactcatacaaactaacaattggtatcatagCAGGTCCCTCCTATCAGGCTAatacctaggaaggatccttatggctgttccactaaattttgaagaaggtcaatctacatactGACCACCCAagttcaatggacaatactatgggtggtggaaaacaagaatgcatgattttatcatggctgaggattctGAGTTTTGGGATATCATATGCAATGGTCCTTGTGTTCCAACAGAGGTACTGGAAAAACTTCCATTTTCAATGGCAAAAACCAGTAAAGAATACACTGACGCAGATAAGAAAGCTGTGGAGAAGAGTTTTCTTGCCAATAAGATTCTAGtatgtggaataggacctgaAGAATACACTAGAATCTCCTCCTGCGACACTGCCAATGAGATATGAGAAGCTTTGCAAACAGCTCATAAGGGAACCACACAAGTAAAACAGTCTAAGAACGATAtgctcactaccgagtatgaactcttcaaAATGAAGGATGATGAACCTATTCAAGATATGCAtacaagattcacttccatcataaatgagttacactcacttggtgaaactattcctaGAAACAAACTAGTGAGGAAAATCCTTAGTACTCTGCCTAGCCCatgggaaagcaaggtgaatgctattactgaatcaaaggacttGTAGGAGCTGACCACAGAAGAGCTTATTGGAAACctgaagacctacgagatgaagaggaagatatacagtgaaagaagagaaccaaagaaagaaaagaacctggtactcaaagatGATAGCAATGACACATGTGATGAAGACGTTtacatggcttacttaaccaaaaggtttcagaagatggtcagaagaaatggagaaatgctaAAAAGGGGCAGCTCTAGAAAACCAAAACACTATGATCTCtgtcctctcttgaagcaagaattctccaagaacaACCCTGAAAAGGCAGCTAAGATGAACCTGGTTCCTTTCAAGGATTTCAAAAGAAAAAGATTTGCTGACAACGTGATGAGACAGGCTTTTGTCGCATGGGGAGATTCCTCTGGTGAGTCTGAAACTGTTGCTagtgatagttccatgatggtaGTGAAGACAAGGAAAATGAATATAACTCAACCTTTGCTCTGATGgcccaatcagatgatgatgaagacgatgacaactaggaggtaaatttcagggatgtttagagaaatctgaaatcctactctcctaagaaactcatgtctttagctagTGTATTGATTGATGCATATCATAGTCTTGTGTAGGATAGGGATTCCTTAACCGTAGAACTAGGAaaagctgaacaaactagagatgactTAGTGGCTGTAGTTATTGTCCATATGGAAACCATTGAAAAATTCAAAGAAGAAATAAATTATTTCCTGGTAGTAATTGCAgacctaagggaaacaatagAGAGACCAGGGACTAAGTAAAAACTTGGAAATTCTAGAAGGGGAAAAGAGATAGCCAGTGTAGAATacattaagcttgaaaatgagttgaaaGCTGTGAGAACTAGGATGCgtgttgaaattgagaaaaacaagaacctccaaactaatttggaaagagtaaaaaatgatcttgaaaagttcctaaagtggacctggtcctcagaagctaTCACTGCCATATACACTAATAATggtggaaacaggcagggaatagggttctagagggagaaaactccttacaacccttaCAGCAAGTACGTCACTATTTCTGATAACTGGCTCTGTACCCATTGTGGGAACAATGGGAACTTCAAATAAAATTGCCAGGCTAGGGTTCAatctgttcagaaaaacaaagtgtttgctgaaaagGTGACTACAACAGAGGAaccaggttccactcacaaaaaGTGCACATTACttgcatggactaagagagctcttattcatcctctttcctactacaagggacccaaacttgcttaggttcctaaaactaactcttcACCTttttgtgcagggaacagtgaaaggaagcggtcaacaatggttcatgtatagtgggtgttcaaagcacatgactaggaacaccatggactttctttcaGTAAAAGCCttacaaggagggagtgtatcctttggcaatgggaaaaagggatacattcttagagttgaaaaagtcaggaagtcactcactcattctattaAAAATGGGTACTATGTAAATGGCCTTAAGTACAGTCTCGTGAGTGTCTCTCAGATATACGGTAAGgaaaacaaggtggaattcttgtccaagatatgtacAATTACTGATCTGGTAACTGGTGAAGTAGTATTTGTGGCCAAGAGATACACGAACATAtatgttgctgattttgagtacttacaaagtggtgatctgagttgtctgaaatcTGTTGATAATGATGTTGAACTATGGAACAAAAGACTGGGCCACGCAAGTTTTTTTCTTCTGAATAGACTAATCCAGAaagacctggtccatggtctgcctATGTCAAAATTCAAGGTGCAAAAGGTCTGTGATgcctgtgctagaggaaaacatgtgaagtcctcctttaagtctaaaagagatgtgagcacctcaaagccaccAGAGCTTCTGCATATGGATCTATGTGTCCCTATAAGAGTGCAAAGCAAAGGAGGaaaagatacatttttgtgatagtggatgactactccagattcacatggactctatTTCTCAAAACAAAAGATGAAACCATTGAGGTGTTTGTGGCTTTTGtaaagaaaatccaggtgaagataGAGTCTAAAGTcgcatgcattagatcagatcatgggacagaTTTTGataatgtcaaatttgatgagttctgcaatgaaaatggcattgctcacaacttctcagctcccagaactccCCAAAAAAGTGGAGTAgtagaaaggaagaacagaactctggaagaAGTGGCAAGAACAATGTTAATCAATAGtgaacttctgggctgaagctatcaacactgcctgctacttggtaaataggtgcatgatcagatctcttctgaacaaaaccccctatgaattgttgaatggaaggaaacccaagttgactcacctaagaatatttgggtgcaaatgctatgttctcaacaatggaaaggatcagcttggtaaattcGATGCCAAGAGTGACAAAGGAGTATTTCTGGGCTACTCGTCTCAAAgcaaggcttacaagatatataataagCAGACTCAATGTGTTGAGAAAAGTGTTCATATTGTCTTTGATAAGGCTTATCCATCCTGTGAGAAGagtgctgaagaagatcaagatggagaaccatACTAGTCCCTGatgaagtcattaacatgacaaacAGATAGGtagatatgatgagtcaagtaaaAGAGCTGAGTGAAGACAATACTGCCTCATCTCTATTGGAACCAAGTAattcaattacaaccactgaagttGAAGAAAGAATGGTTGATGTAGGTCAGGGAACTACACTACCACCTAAGAGAAGAACGCTGGAAAACCAGCCAAACGTACCTACATCCTCTCAAAAATGAACCTCAGACGTCTAACTGGAGATACCAAAGCTCTCATTCAATGGACAACATCAATACTCCTCTAGATTCCGGAGTACAAACCAGGTCAAAAGCcaaaaattcacttgccttctctgCTTTTCTCTCCGAGATAGAACCCGAGAATATCAAGAAAGCCTTGAAATATACAGATTGGATTATAGCCATGCAAGACGAGttacatcagtttgaaaggaaTAATGTTTGGCACCTGGAACCCAAACcctcagatcgaaccattataggaaccaggtgggtattcagaaacaagcttgatgaacatggaattaccacaaggaacaagCCCAGGCTAGTAGTTCAAGGCTACAAGCAGGAGGAATGGACtgactatgatgaaacgtttTCTCCGGTCGCTCGCATGAAAGCTATTTGAATTATAATTGCTTTTGCagctcatatggaattcaccctgttccaaatggatgtcaaaagtaaATTTTTGaatggacttcttaaggaagGAGTCTATGTGatgcaacctccagggtttgaatgtcatgaacacctTGAATATGTTGTTAAATTGGACAAAGCATTGTACGGGTTGAAGCAGGTTCCTCAAACTTGGTATGAAAGACTGTCAAAGTTCCTCTTAGAAAATGgattta contains:
- the LOC138885968 gene encoding uncharacterized mitochondrial protein AtMg00820-like, with product MDNINTPLDSGVQTRSKAKNSLAFSAFLSEIEPENIKKALKYTDWIIAMQDELHQFERNNVWHLEPKPSDRTIIGTRWVFRNKLDEHGITTRNKPRLVVQGYKQEEWTDYDETFSPVARMKAI